The Streptomyces sp. NBC_00162 sequence CCTGCTGCTGCCGGGACCGGACGTGGAACTGAGCCTGACGGCGGTGGAGAACCTCGCCGAGGCCTGTCTGGCGGCGGCCGGCTGGCCCCCGGGCGCCTACAACGTGGCCGACGCCGAGCCGTACGCCCGCGACCGGGCCGTACGGGAGGTCCTGCGGGCCCACGGCGTCCGGGCCCGGATCCGGCACCTGCCGCTGCCGGTGGCGCGTGCGGCGGCCCGGTTCGCGGAGTCCCTGCCGACCGCCGAACCGGCGCTGAGCCGCTACGCGGTGGACCAGCTCGCCCACCCGGTGGTCCTGGACACGGCCAGGGCCCGGTCCCGGGGCTGGACCCCGGGCCGGACCCTGGCGGACTACCTGGCCTCGGTGGCCGAAGGCGGCCGGAGCGGGCGCGTCAGACCGTCGCCATGGCTCCCGCGTCGGCGATGAGCCGGTCGAGGAGCGAGAGCAGGCAGGCGCGGACGTCCTGGCGGGAGCGGGCGTCCAGCATGAGGACGGGGGTGTTCGGGTCGCGCAGGTGCAGCGCCGCCCCGATCTCCTCGGCGGTGTAGGGCTGCTCGCCGTGGAAGCAGTTCGCGCCGACCACGAAGGGCAGTCCGCGACTCTCGAAGAAGTCGACCGCGGGGAAGCTGCGGTCCAGGCGCCGCGTGTCGACCAGCACGATCGCCCCGAGGGCCCCGTTCAGCAGGTCGTCCCACATGAACCAGAAGCGCTCCTGGCCCGGCGTACCGAACAGGTAGAGGACGACTCCGGCGTCGGTGAGGGTGAGGCGGCCGAAGTCCATCGCCACGGTGGTCACCGTCTTGGACTCGATGCCGTCGAGGTCGTCGACGCCGACACCGGCGGCCGTCAGCCGCTCCTCCGTACGCAGGGGCTCGATCTCGGAGATCGTCTCGACCAGGGTCGTCTTGCCGACTCCGAATCCCCCGGCGATGAGGATCTTGACGGGGGCCGCTTCCTGCGGGGCAGGAGTGTCATATCCGGGCAAGGTTGTCCCTGATTCTCATGAGCAGGTGGACGTTGGTGGTCTCCGCCCTTTCCAGGGGCGACCGGTGGTGGATCAGCCCGCGGTCCGCGAGTTCGCCCAGGAGCAACGTCATCGGGGTGAGGCGGATGTGCATCCGGGCCGCTATCTCGGCGACCGCCAGGCCGCCGGGTTCCGCGCACATGGCCAGGATGGTCCGCCACTCGGTGGGCAGGCCGCCCTGGGCGTCCCCGCCGACCGCCGCCGTGATCGTGGTGTCCATGGTGAGGACGGTGTGCGGCGCGGCCGTACGCCCGTCGGTCAGGGCGTACAGCCGCGTACGGCGGCGGCGCGCGGGCTGCGGACCTTCCGGCATTACGATGCCGGCGCCTGGACGCGCTCGGGTGTGCTCAGCCATTCACCGAGCGCCTGGGCGGTCCGTACGGCCTCGCCTCCCAGTTCCCCGAGCCGCGCCTTGCGGGAGGTCACCACGATGAGCGTGCTGCCCTCCCCGCACCCGACGATGCAGAGGTAGCGGTCGTCCATCTCGACCAGCTGGCGGATGACCCGGCCTCCGTCGACCTCCCGGGATATCGCCTTCATGGTGGCCGCGATGCCGGAGGCCGCGGCGGCCATGCGCTCCGCCTGGGGCTCGTCCAGCAGGTAGGCGCTGAGCTTGATGCCGTCGTTGGACAGGAGCACGGCTCCCTGGACGCCCGCGATCCTGCTCAGGTTGTTGTCCAGGACGCTGTAGATCACGTCGTCGGAGGATGTCGTCGTCATGGCTGATCCTGTCGGAGCTCTGCTTCCACTGCCTGGGTCCCCTGTTCGTAGTCCGCCCAGGCGTCGGCCACCTCTTCGGGTGTAGCCGTGTCCTGGCCGGTGGCTGATTCCGGTGCGCGGGGCGCCCGGAGCTGTTCGGCGATGTGGGTCTGCGGGACGCGCTCGGGGAGCGCGGGCCGCGCCGCGCCCTCGCGCGGCACGGGGCGGGCCGCGCTCTCTCGTCGCGCCGGGAGTGCCGGGAGCGCCGGCGGCGGCGTACGGTCCGCCGGCCGGGCCGCCGACGGCTCGCGCGGACGCTCGGGCAGCGCACGGCGCGCGGGCGCGGAGCCGCTGTGCAGGACCAGTTCGGGCTTGGGCTCGTCGGCGGTGACGCGGGGCGCGGGGAGCGCCGGCGGCGAGGGCCGGAGCGCCTCCCGCTCGGTGCGCACCAGCAGTTCGCCGGGAAGGATCACCACGGCGGAGGTCCCCCCGTACACCGAGCGGCGCAGGGTGACCGTCGCCCCGAGCTGGTCGGCGAGGTGGCCGACGACGAAGAGTCCCAGGCGGTGCGCGTTCTGCGCGAGAACGGAGTACGGCGGGGCCGCGTGCAGGCGCCCGTTCATCTCCTCGTAGCTGGCGGGGGTCACGCGCGGTCCTCGGTCCTCGATCTCGACCGACAGCCCGTCCGCGACGAGTTCGGCGCGGATGACCACCTTCGACCTCGGCGGGGAGAACCGGGTGGCGTTGTCCAGCAGCTCTGCCAGCAGATGGCTGACCTGGCTGATCACGCTGGGTTCGAGGCTCGTCTCGTCCAGGGCGTGCCGCTCGATGCGCCGGAAGTCCTCGACCTCCGCGGCCGCTTCACGCAGCAGGTCGGCGACGCGCATGGGTTCGGTGTGCGGGTCGGGGACCTCGCCGCCCGACAGGATGAGCAGGTTCTCGATCTGCCGCCGCATGCCCACCGTCAGCTGGTCGGACCGCATCAGTTCGGCGAGCAGCGCCTCGTCGTGACCGAAGGTGTCCTGGAGGTCCTCGGTGAGGCTCAGCTGACGGCTGACGAGGTTTCCGGTGCGCGAGGCGATGCCCGCGGCGAACAGGCCGAACCCGTGACGCTCGGCCGCGAGCTGCCGGTGCCCGTCGACGGATACGGCGACGGCCCGGGCGAACGCGTCGCTGATGCGGCCGACCTCGTCCCGGTCTCCGCGCACCGCCGGCAGGGCCTCGGTGTCGACGGACTGCCCGCGCTGGAGCCGGGCGACGACGTCGGGGAGGGTCTCCTCGGCGACGGTCACCGTGCGTTCGTGCAGGTCGTGCAGACGGCGGAGCACCGACCGCGTCGTGAACACGACGACGGCCACGACGAGCAGCAGCCCGCCGCCGCTTCCCCCGATCAGCCAGGCGACCTCGGTCTCCAGCTCCGCGGCCTTGGCCTCGCCTCGCGTGAGCACCTTCCGCGCCCGGTCGATGTTGAGCGTGGCCATCTGCACCGAGAAGTTCTCGTGCGCGGAGCGCCAGCCGCCCACCTCGGCAGGCAGCTTGATGCCGGATGCGAGGTCGGTGTGGTCGGAGACGATCGCGTTCTCGATACGGTTCTTCGTCTGCCAGTCCGGGGAGGCGACGATCCGGTCGTAGAACCGCCGGTCCCCCACGGGCAGATACGGCACGACCCACGTCTCGTACAGGTACCGGTGGGCTCCCACGGCACTGATGAACTGGTCGAAGCCGGCGGAGTTCAGTTCCCTGGACGGCCCGGCCAGGGCCAGGAGCGTGTCCTCGCGCGCCACCATCTCGGTGGCCGAGAGCATGGACACCACGGGCCGGCTCTCCTGGGCGAGTTCGGCGTCCTGCGCGTGGCTGAACTCCTGCTGGTACGCCTGGATGACCGTGCCGATCACGCCGGTGTAGTAGGTGAGCGTGGCGTCGGCGCCGCCGGTGCGGGCGTCCGCGCGCTGGCGGTACGCGGCCAGTCCGTCGAGCCGCTTGTTCACTTCCGCGAAGGACGTCCCCGAACCGGCCGTCAGCCGACGGACTTCGGCCGCGGCCCGGTCCGTGGCCTCCCGCCGGTTCCGCAGTTCCTCCTCGGCTCCGGCGGCGCCCGCCCACAGTCCGGCGGTCATCGTCCGCTCGGCCTGCATGTCGACCATGAGCGTGTACAGCGGTGCGCCGACCCGCTCGGCGGCCGCGACATCGGCTCGCAGGTGCTCCGATTGCGCGAGCAACCGCTGTGCGGTCACTGCCACTTGGGTGCCCATCGCCACGGTGGGGACCACGGCGAGCCAGATGAGCAGGGTGCGCAGGCGCGGGGTGCGCAGGCGCGGGGTTCGCCGCCGACGAGCCGTCGACGGCCCTGGCGGACCTTCGGGTTCTATGGGAGACATCGGTCCTCGGAGCAGGTGGAGAGCGGGGACGCAAGGGTGCCGATCATAACCAGCCATGGCGAAGAATCGGATAGGTACCTTCCGTAACGAAACAGGACCCCCACCGGTTCATCCGGTGGAGGTCCTGTGGGACGGCGGAAGGGCGCCCGCCCGAGGGGTCAGTCCTCGGCGGGGGTCAGCCGCAGCGAGATGGAGTTGATGCAGTACCGCTGGTCGGTGGGGGTCGGGTAGCCCTCGCCCTCGAAGACGTGGCCCAGGTGGGAGCCGCACGTCGCGCAGCGGACCTCGGTACGGACCATGCCGTGCGAGGTGTCGGCGATCAGCTCCACCGCCTCGGTGTCCTTCGGGTCGAAGAAGGACGGCCAGCCGCAGTGCGACTCGAACTTCTCCGAGGACCGGAACAGCTCGGACCCGCAGCCGCGACAGGAGTAGACGCCTTCCGTCTTGGTGTCCGTGTACTCACCCCGGAAGGCCGGCTCGGTGCCCGCGAGGCGCAGCACCTGGTACTCGGACGGGGTCAGCTCCGCCTGCCACTGCTCGTCCGTCTTCTCGACCTCGTACGACATGACTCTCCCGCTCCCTTAGTTCGACAGGCGGGCGAGGATGGCCGGACCGAGGTCCGTGACGTCGCCCGCGCCCATGGTGAGAACGAGATCACCGGGCTTGGCCATTCCCGCGATGACGTCGGCGACGGAGCCCTTGTCGTGCTCGGCGGTGACGTCGGCGCCCGCGGCGCGGGCTGCGGCGATGATGAGCTCGCTGGTGACGCCGGGGAGCGGGTCCTCGCGGGCCGGGTAGATGTCCAGGACCACGGAGGCGTCGGCGAGGGCCAGGGCCTGGCCCATCTCCTTGCCGAGCTCCTGGGTGCGGGAGAAGAGGTGCGGCTGGAAGACGACCAGGATCCGGGAGTCCCCGGCGGCGCCGCGGATGGCCTCCAGGTCGGCGGTCATCTCCGTGGGGTGGTGCGCGTAGGAGTCGATGACCTGGACGCCGGCCGCCTCGCCCTTGAGCTGGAGGCGGCGCTTGACCCCGGTGTACTTGCCGAGGGCGGAGGCGAGGTTGTGCGCCGGGATGCCGAGGGCGACACCGGCGGCGAGGGCCGCGACGGCGTTGTGCGCGTAGTGGCGGCCGGGCACGGAGACGGTGAAGGTGAGCATCCGCCCGTCCAGGACGACCGTGACCTCGCTGGTCAGGCCGCGCGGGGTGATCTTGGTGATCCGGACGTCGGCCTCGGGCTCCTCGCCGTACGTGACGACGTTCAGGCCCTCGCGGCCGGCGACGCGGCGGGCGATCTCGGCCGCACCCTCCTGGCCGTGGGCGACGACCAGGGTGCCGCCGGGCACGACCTTGGAGACGAAGGTCTCGAAGGACTCGTAGATCTCCTCGATCGACGCGTAGTTCGCGTGGTGGTCCAGCTCCGCGTTGAGGATGATCGCGACCTGCGGGGTGTACTTGTGGAAGGTGCGGTCGCTCTCGTCGGCCTCGGCCACGAAGATGTCGCCCTCGCCGTGGTGGGCGTTGGAGCCGGGAGCGTCCAGGTCGCCGCCGATGGCGTACGAGGGGTCCAGGCCCAGGGCCGAGAGGGACACCGCCAGCATCGACGTGGTGGTGGTCTTGCCGTGCGTACCGGCGACGGCGATCGGGCGCAGCCCGTCCATCAGTGCGGCGAGGGCGTCGGAGCGGTGCACGACGGGGATGCCCAGCTCGGCGGCGCGGGCCAGCTCGGGGTTGTCGGCGCGGATGGCGCTGGAGACGACCACGCAGGTGGAGTCGTCGGCGAGGTTGCCGGCGGCGTGGCCGCCGTGGACCGTGGCGCCGTGGGCGCGCAGTGCCTCGGCGGTCTCGGAGTCCCCCCGGCTGTCGCTGCCGGCGACCTGCGCGCCGCGCTGGGCGAGGATCTTCGCGATGCCGGACATGCCGGCGCCGCCGATGCCGATGAAGTGGGGCCGTTCCATGGCGGTCGGCAGGCCGGGCTTCATTCAGGTCGCTCCAGGATCGAGGGTGGTGCTTCGAGCTCTGACGAGCCCAGCCTATTCGTTGTGGGCGAAGAGCTTGAGCACGGGAACGCCGACCTTGTGGCGGGCCCGGGAGGCCCAGTCCCGGTGGAAGAACTCCTCCACGAAGTGCGGGGCGGTCAGGACGATCACCTCGTCGGCTCCGGTCTCCTCCACGACGCCCTTCAGTTTGTCGAGCGGGTGGTCCTCGACGAGCTGCCCGATGACGTTGGCGCCCTTCTTGCGCAGGGCCTCCATGGAGTGCTCGAGGGCCAGCTCGGCAGGGCCGCGCGCGGCCTCGCCCTCCGGTTCGTCGCCCTCGTGAATGGCTTCGGGGAGCTCACCGAGCGCTACGTCGTCGATGGCGCGCAGCAGTCGGTCCTGGTCGCCGCGGGGTTGCATGAGGACGACGAAGGAGACCGAGTCGTCTCCGTGCAGGGTGGTGACGAAGTCCACGTCCACCGCGGTCAGGGGCTGCTCGATCATCAATACGCTCGTGAACACGGACGCCCTCTCCTTCATGGGCCGAGGCCGGCTGGCCGGCCCCCTGCGGAAACCATCCTGCCCCGCTCTCGCGCGGGACATTGCGCAGATATATGTGCCCAGGTTCGTGCCCGGCGGAAGCTAAGCGGAACGAGAAATTCCGCTCTTCTCAGATCCGACGGTAGCTGGTGAAGAGAAACCCGGCCTCTTCCAGTACGGAGGCCGGTGAGAGCCGGTGCGGAACCGTGACGGAGGGCCCGCCCGCGATCCGCTGGGCGCCACCCGCCGTGAGCATCGGCGAGATCGTCAGGCACAGCTCGTCCAGCGCGTCGGCGGCCACGAACTGGCCCAGCAGCCGGGGCCCGCCCTCGGTGAGCTGGCGGCGCAGCCCGCGCGCGGCGAGTTCCCGCAGGGCGCGGGCCGGGTCCACGGCGGCCCCGTCCCCCGCCACCACGACCTCGGCCCCGGCCGCGGTGGCCTCGGCGACCTTGGCGGCGGGCGCGGCGGACCCGGTGACCACCAGGGTCGGCACGAGCGGGGAGGTGAACAGGGGCAGGCCGAAGTCCAGGTCCAGGCTCGCGGTGACCACCGCGATGGCGGCGGCGGGGCCCTGTCCGGCGGCCTCGCGGCGGGCGGCGAAGGCCTCCCGGGCCCGGGCCGGGCGGTACCCCTCCTGGCGAACCGTTTCCGCGCCGACGACCACCACATCGGCCAGCCCCCGCAGGGTGCCGAAGATCCGCATGTCGGTCTCGCCGGAGATGGGCTGCGAGCGGCCCTCGTGCTGCGCGGCGCCGTCCAGGGTCGAAACCATGTTCGCCCGCAGCCAGTGGGCCCCGGCGTCGAGAACGGGGTACTTGTAGGCGTCCGCGAGCTCGTCGAGCGACCACTCCCGGTCGGCCGGGGCCTGGGACGGGGCTGATGTCTGATCGGTCACAGGGAACAGGCGTCGCATCGGTGCAGTGTGCCACGACCCGTAGAGTTGAGTGCTGTGTCAACATCACTCTCCACCTCCGGTGCCACGTCCAGTCGGCCTCCGATAGCCGACGCGGGGCCCCAGGCCCTGTGCGCCCGCGAGCCCCGGGTACCCGCCGAACGGCTGGTCGCCGAGATGGTGCCGCCGCCGCGTTTCGACTCGGTGCGCTTCGACACGTACAACCCGGACCCGACCCAGCCGAGCCAGTCCGAGGCGGTCACCGTCCTCAGCGGCTTCGCGGCCGGTCTGGGCGGGGCGCACGCGAGCGGCGCCGGCAAGCGGCGCTGGTTCAGCAAGAAGCCGGTGGCCGCGGCCGCCCCGCGCGGGGTCTACCTCGACGGCGGCTACGGCGTCGGCAAGACCCACCTGCTCGCCTCCCTGTGGCACGCCACCCCCGCCGAGCCCGCGCTCAAGGCCTTCGGCACCTTCGTGGAGCTGACCAACCTGGTCGGCGCGCTCGGCTTCCAGCAGACCGTGCAGACCCTGGGCGGGCACCGGCTGCTGTGCATCGACGAGTTCGAGCTGGACGACCCGGGCGACACCGTCCTGGTGTCCTCGCTGCTCAGCCGCCTGGTCGAGCAGGGCGTGGCGCTGGCCGCCACCTCCAACACGCTGCCCGGCAAGCTCGGCGAGGGCCGCTTCGCCGCCGCCGACTTCCTGCGGGAGATCCAGGGGCTGTCGGCGCACTTCCGGCCGCTGCGGATCGACGGCCAGGACTACCGCCACCGCGGGCTGCCGGAGGCTCCGGCGCCGTTCTCCGACGAGCAGGTCGCCAAGGCCGCGTACGCGACCGAGGGCGCGAGCCTGGACGACTTCCCCGGCCTGCTGGAGCACCTGGCCCGGGTGCACCCGAGCCGCTACGGCGCGCTGACCGACGGGCTCACGGCCGTCTGCCTGACCGATGTCGGCCCGGTGCCGGACCAGTCGACGGCCCTGCGGCTGGTGGTGCTCGCCGACCGGCTGTACGACCGCGAGGTCCCCGTCCTGGCCTCCGGGGTCCCCTTCGACCGCCTGTTCAGTGAAGAAATGCTCAACGGCGGCTATCGGAAGAAGTACTTCCGCGCCATATCGCGGCTCACCGCGCTGGCACGCGACGCGAAGCCCCTGGTGTCGCAGTAGGTTTGGCAACGCCGTGCCCTTCCGGGGGCCCGGCCGTTTCCACTTCTGCGAAGGGATCCACCATGGCCGCCACACGCAACGCGCACGCCGTCTGGGAAGGCGACCTGCTCGAGGGCAAGGGCGAGGTCACGCTCGACTCGTCCGGCCTCGGCACCTACAAGGTCTCCTGGCCCGCGCGCACCGACAAGGAGGCGAACGGGCGGACCAGCCCGGAAGAGCTCATCGCCGCCGCGCACTCCAGCTGCTTCAACATGGCCTTCTCGAACATCCTCGCCAAGGCGGGCAACGCACCGGCCAAGCTGACCACCTCGGCCGCCGTCACCTTCGTGCCCGGCGAGGGCATCACCGGCATCCACCTCTCGGTGGAGGGCGAGGTGCCGGGCCTCGACAACGACGCCTTCGCCGCCGCCGCCGAGGACGCGAAGAAGAACTGCCCCGTCAGCCAGGCCCTGACCGGCACGACGATCACCCTGAGCGCCAAGCTCGCCTGACGCCCTCCGGAGTCCGGGACCGCTCGCGGAGCCACAGGTGTGACGCCCGGGCGGTCCCCCTCGCGTCGGCGCGCCGCGGGCCGCCCCGCGTGGTACCCGTTGCCGATGCCGCTGCCCATGTCCGTCACCCGACGCAGCCTGCTCGCCGCCGGCGGGATCGCCTTCAGCGGGGCGCTCGGCGCCCTGTTCACCGGCCGGGCCGGCGCCGTCCGGCCGACGCGGGGATACGGGCCGCTGCTGCCCGACCCGCGCGGACTGCTCGATCTGCCCGCGGGGTTCTCCTACCGGGTGCTCTCCCGCGCCGGCGGGCCGCTGCGCTCCGGTGAGGGCCCCGTCCCGGCCAACTGCGACGGCATGGCCGCCTTCGGCGCGGGCGGCGGCCGCGTGCGGCTGGTCCGCAACCACGAGAACCGCACCACGGCCGCCCTGCGCGTACCCGCCGTCACGGGGCTGACGTACGACCCCGAGGCCCTGGGCGGCTGCACGGCCCTGGAGCTCGGCCCGGACGGCGCCGTCACCGGCGAGCGGGTCGCCCTCGCCGGCACCGCCGTCAACTGCGCGGGCGGCCGGACCCCCTGGAACACCTGGCTGAGCTGCGAGGAGACCGAGGACCGGGCGGGCACCTCCGGTTACACGCGGGACCACGGCTTCGTCTTCGAGGTGGACCCGGCGGACCCGCGGCGCTCGGGGGCGGTCCCGCTCACCGCGCTGGGCCGCTTCGCGCACGAGGCCGTCGCCGTGGACCCGTACCGCGGGGTCGTCTACGAGACCGAGGACGCCTTCGTCGAGCCCTTCGGGCTGTTCTACCGCTTCCTGCCGGCGCGGCCGCTCGGCGGCCCGGGCTCGCTGCGGGCCGGCGGTGTCCTCCAGGCCCTGCGCGTGCCGGGGCTGGCGGACCTGGCCGTGGTGGACCGGCCCGGGGCGGAGTTCCCGGTGGAGTGGGTACCCGTACCCGACCCCTCGGCGGCCGGGACCGCGATCAGGTTCCAGGACTTCGGGCGCGGCGGGATCACCCACGCGCAGAAGCTGGAGGGCTGCTACTGGGGCGGCGGCGGGGTCCACTTCGTCTCCAGCTACGCCCGCCGCCGCGAGGGCGCGGGCGCCGACCACCACGGGCAGGTGTGGTTCTACGACCCGCTGCGCTCCCGGCTCCGGCTGGACGTGCTGTTCGGCCCGGCCGCCGACATCCAGCTGCCCGGGGACTCCCCCGACAACATCTGCCTGGCCCCGGACGGCGGCCTGATGGTGTGCGAGGACGGCGGCGGGGCGCAGTACGTGTTCGGTGTGACGGTGGGCGGTGAGGTGTACCCGGTGGCCCGCAACGCCGAGGACATCGGGCAGCCGGGCGCCCCCGAGTGGGGGGAGTTCGCCGGGGTGACCTTCTCCCCCGACGGGCGGACGATGTACGTCAACGCCTACGCCCCGGGGACCACGTTCGCGGTGACCGGCCCCTGGCAGTGACCTCGCACGGGTGACTTCGGTGTCGGGGAGTGCCGCGCACGACTACTTGTCACATAGTCATATATTTTGCCTGTGTGACCATTTCTGTGCGCAAAGCGGCGTCCGTAGCCGTCCTCGGTGCCGCCCTCGGTGCCGCCCTGACCGGATGCGGGGGCGGCGCCGGCACCTCGGACGCCGGCCGCGGGGCCCGCCTGGGCACCCCCGCGGCGTCCGCCCCCGCGTCCGGCCCGGCGTCCGGCCCCGCCTCCGCCGCGGCCTCGGCGGCCGGGTCCGCCCCGCAGGCCGGCGCCCCCGCCAAGCCCCCGACCCTGGCACCCGGCCCGAACGGCCTGACCCCGGTCTTCGAGCGGGCGAAGCAGCACACCGACAAGACCGTGGCGCTGACCTTCGACGCCGACATGACCTCCGACCAGGGGCCGCGCGCCGCGGGCGGGGAGCGCTTCGACAACCCCCCGCTGATCTCGGCCCTGCGCACCCTCCAGGTGCCGTCGACGGTCTTCATGACGGGCCGCTGGGCCGAGGAGTACCCGGACCAGGCCAAGTCCATCGGCACCGACCCGAACTTCGAGGTCGCGAACCACTCGTACAGCCACCACGCCTTCACGTCCCCCTGCTACGGACTGCCCGCGCTCGACGGCGCCGCCGCCCGCGCCGATGTGGACCGGGCCTTCGCCGCCTTCCGTACGGCGGGCGCGGTCAACACCGTCCCCTACTTCCGCTTCCCCGGCGGCTGCTACGACGACCGGGCGCTGCGGGCCCTGTCCACGGCCAAGGTCACGGCCGTCCAGTGGGACGTGGTCAGCGGGGACGCCTTCGCCACGGACCCGGACGCGGTGGCCGAGCAGGTGCTGGCGGGGGTGAAGCCCGGCTCGGTGGTGGTCATGCACTGCACGCGCAGCGCGGCGCCGGTCACCGAGGAGGCCGTCCGCAAGATCGTCCCGGAGCTGCGCAAACGCGGCTACCGGTTCGTGAAGGTCTCCGAACTCATCGGGAAGTAGCGAAGGGCCTCAGCCGGAGCAGGCCGTGCGCTGCGCGTCCTGCCACTCGCACACGGGGCACAGCACCACGCCCGGGGTCGCGACCCCGTACTCGGTGGGCTTGCCGCACTCCAGGCAGTCGGCGTACGGAGGCCCCGCCACCCGCTCGGCCGGGGCGGCGGGAGCGGGGCAGTACGACGGGGTCTCGTCCGGCTGGTCCATGCGTACGAGCGTACTGGGAGGCGTCCGGAGAACTGCTGCCCAAGTACTGGTAGGAAACTTTCCTTCCTGTTAGTCTCCCGGGCGGCGGCTTGGCGCGGTGCCCGACCAGCGTGGGCATGACGCGCTCAGCGAGAGCTCTGACCCGGCCGCTGTGACGCCGGCTCCTGCCCGCACGCGGGCCGGGGGCGGTGTCCCGCGCCAGAGTCCAGCTCTCGCCGCCCCCAAGGCCAGGGAGTCCAGGTATGCACCTGAACGCTTCCGCTCGACCCCCCTCGCTCCGCTCGTTCCGCCTGTTCCGCGGCGGACTTCACCCACTCCTCCTCGCGGGCACCGCCGTGCTCGTCCTCGTCGCCGGGCTCCTGCTCGCCTGGCCCGAACGGGCCGGGGCCGCCGCCGACCCCCTCATATCGCGCGGGAAGCCGGCCACCGCGTCCTCCGTCGAAACCTCGTCCCTGAGCGCGAAGAACGCCTTCGACGGCGACCCGGCCACCCGCTGGGCCAGCGCCGAGGGCAAAGACCCGCAGTGGATCCGGGTCGACCTCGGCGCCTCCGCCACCGTCTCGCGCGTGAGACTGACCTGGGAGGCGGCCTACGCGAAGGCGTACCGCGTCGAGATGTCCGCCGACGGCGCCTCCTGGACGTCCGTCGCCACCGAGGCCGCGGGCAACGGCGGCGTCGACGACTGGACCGGCCTGTCCGGCAAGGGGCGGTACCTGCGCGTCCACGGAACCGCGCGCGGCACCGCGTACGGCTACTCGCTCTTCGAGGCCGAGGTGTACGGCACCCTCGACGGCGGACCGCCGCCCGGCGGCGCCTTCACGGTGGTCGCGGCCGGTGACATCGCCGCCCAGTGCACGGCCTCCGACAGCGGCTGCGCGCACCCCAAGACCGCCGCGCTCGCCCAGCGGATCGACCCGAAGTTCTATCTGACGATGGGCGACAACCAGTACGACGACGCCCGGATCTCCGACTTCCGCACCTATTACGACAAGAGCTGGGGCGCCTTCAAGGCCAAGACCCGGCCGGTGCCGGGCAACCACGAGACCTACGACCCGGCCGGCTCCCTCGCCGGGTACAAGGCCTACTTCGGAAGCATCGCCTTCCCGCAGGGCAAGAGCTGGTACAGCTACGACGAGGGCAACTGGCACTTCATCGCCCTCGACTCCAACTCCTTCGACCAGGCCGCCCAGACCGACTGGCTCAAGGCCGACCTCGCCGCCAACACCAGGCAGTGCGTCGCCGCCTACTGGCACCACCCGCTGTTCTCGTCCGGCGGGCACGGCAACGACCCGGTCTCCAAGCCCGTCTGGAAGATCCTCTACGCCGCCAAGGCCGACCTCGTCCTGAACGGCCACGACCACCACTACGAGCGGTTCGCCCCGCAGGACGCCGACGGCAGGGCGACCGCCGACGGGATCGTGGAGATCGTCGGCGGGATGGGCGGCGCCGAGCCGTACCCGATCGAACAGGTCCAGCCCAACAGCCAGAAGCGGATCAGCGGTCCCTACGGCGTGGTGAAGCTGGAGTTCTCCGACTCCGGCTACGGATGGACGTACGTCGCCACGGACGGCCAGGTCAAGGACACGAGCCCGAAGTACAGCTGCCACTGATGTACCTGGCCGCCAACGGCCGCCGCCCGGACGCGCCGCCCCGCACCCCAGGGGCCCGGCGGCGCGTCCCCGCCGCCGTCCTCGCGCTCGGCGCGGTCAGCCTGGTCAC is a genomic window containing:
- a CDS encoding polysaccharide deacetylase family protein, producing MTISVRKAASVAVLGAALGAALTGCGGGAGTSDAGRGARLGTPAASAPASGPASGPASAAASAAGSAPQAGAPAKPPTLAPGPNGLTPVFERAKQHTDKTVALTFDADMTSDQGPRAAGGERFDNPPLISALRTLQVPSTVFMTGRWAEEYPDQAKSIGTDPNFEVANHSYSHHAFTSPCYGLPALDGAAARADVDRAFAAFRTAGAVNTVPYFRFPGGCYDDRALRALSTAKVTAVQWDVVSGDAFATDPDAVAEQVLAGVKPGSVVVMHCTRSAAPVTEEAVRKIVPELRKRGYRFVKVSELIGK
- a CDS encoding PhoX family protein — translated: MSVTRRSLLAAGGIAFSGALGALFTGRAGAVRPTRGYGPLLPDPRGLLDLPAGFSYRVLSRAGGPLRSGEGPVPANCDGMAAFGAGGGRVRLVRNHENRTTAALRVPAVTGLTYDPEALGGCTALELGPDGAVTGERVALAGTAVNCAGGRTPWNTWLSCEETEDRAGTSGYTRDHGFVFEVDPADPRRSGAVPLTALGRFAHEAVAVDPYRGVVYETEDAFVEPFGLFYRFLPARPLGGPGSLRAGGVLQALRVPGLADLAVVDRPGAEFPVEWVPVPDPSAAGTAIRFQDFGRGGITHAQKLEGCYWGGGGVHFVSSYARRREGAGADHHGQVWFYDPLRSRLRLDVLFGPAADIQLPGDSPDNICLAPDGGLMVCEDGGGAQYVFGVTVGGEVYPVARNAEDIGQPGAPEWGEFAGVTFSPDGRTMYVNAYAPGTTFAVTGPWQ
- the zapE gene encoding cell division protein ZapE, which gives rise to MADAGPQALCAREPRVPAERLVAEMVPPPRFDSVRFDTYNPDPTQPSQSEAVTVLSGFAAGLGGAHASGAGKRRWFSKKPVAAAAPRGVYLDGGYGVGKTHLLASLWHATPAEPALKAFGTFVELTNLVGALGFQQTVQTLGGHRLLCIDEFELDDPGDTVLVSSLLSRLVEQGVALAATSNTLPGKLGEGRFAAADFLREIQGLSAHFRPLRIDGQDYRHRGLPEAPAPFSDEQVAKAAYATEGASLDDFPGLLEHLARVHPSRYGALTDGLTAVCLTDVGPVPDQSTALRLVVLADRLYDREVPVLASGVPFDRLFSEEMLNGGYRKKYFRAISRLTALARDAKPLVSQ
- a CDS encoding pyrimidine reductase family protein translates to MRRLFPVTDQTSAPSQAPADREWSLDELADAYKYPVLDAGAHWLRANMVSTLDGAAQHEGRSQPISGETDMRIFGTLRGLADVVVVGAETVRQEGYRPARAREAFAARREAAGQGPAAAIAVVTASLDLDFGLPLFTSPLVPTLVVTGSAAPAAKVAEATAAGAEVVVAGDGAAVDPARALRELAARGLRRQLTEGGPRLLGQFVAADALDELCLTISPMLTAGGAQRIAGGPSVTVPHRLSPASVLEEAGFLFTSYRRI
- a CDS encoding discoidin domain-containing protein, producing the protein MHLNASARPPSLRSFRLFRGGLHPLLLAGTAVLVLVAGLLLAWPERAGAAADPLISRGKPATASSVETSSLSAKNAFDGDPATRWASAEGKDPQWIRVDLGASATVSRVRLTWEAAYAKAYRVEMSADGASWTSVATEAAGNGGVDDWTGLSGKGRYLRVHGTARGTAYGYSLFEAEVYGTLDGGPPPGGAFTVVAAGDIAAQCTASDSGCAHPKTAALAQRIDPKFYLTMGDNQYDDARISDFRTYYDKSWGAFKAKTRPVPGNHETYDPAGSLAGYKAYFGSIAFPQGKSWYSYDEGNWHFIALDSNSFDQAAQTDWLKADLAANTRQCVAAYWHHPLFSSGGHGNDPVSKPVWKILYAAKADLVLNGHDHHYERFAPQDADGRATADGIVEIVGGMGGAEPYPIEQVQPNSQKRISGPYGVVKLEFSDSGYGWTYVATDGQVKDTSPKYSCH
- a CDS encoding OsmC family peroxiredoxin yields the protein MAATRNAHAVWEGDLLEGKGEVTLDSSGLGTYKVSWPARTDKEANGRTSPEELIAAAHSSCFNMAFSNILAKAGNAPAKLTTSAAVTFVPGEGITGIHLSVEGEVPGLDNDAFAAAAEDAKKNCPVSQALTGTTITLSAKLA